The genomic region tcaacactgaatgtccatttattccagttcatcattgttgaggttctcACCTGATCACTAAATGAGACTCGAGTGTAAAATACGAAGGTTTTGGTCTCGTAGTTCGAGTGGAGGGAAAGTTGTGAATTGTGAAACACATGCTATGAGTTTCATGGtgttagtggttaaggctctgggttactgatttgaaggtcaggggtttaagccctggtattgccaagctgccactctttgggcccttgagcaaggcccctaaccagTGGCACTGTAACAACTGATCCTTcgctctgaccacagcttcctaacCTCACTGGGATATCACTGTGCTGTGAAGTCCTGACAGGTAAaagccttcttcttcttctgatcCAGCTCCTAATAAACCTGAAGCAGGTGatgataaggtgtgtgtgtgtgtgtgtgtgtgtgtgtgtgtgtgtgtgtgtgtgtgtgtgtgtgtgtgtgtgtatatgcaggtTGATGATCACAGTTCAGCGTTTCCCTGTGGGGGTTTTTATGAAAACAATCACGGACTAGTTAAAGacccttaacacacacacacacacacacacacacacacacacacacacacacacacacttcataaccTTGTGGTGATGTTGATTTGTTGATGTAATACAGTAGAGGAGCACGCAGTCGTAGGGAACATTTAACTGCTCTCAAGacaaaaaagtataatttaaaataaaaaatacaaatttatttataaattattattatgatactACATCCAGCTGTTGCTTCTTTAACAGTCTCTGATGGGTCAGAGTCTGAGGAGAAAGGTCTGTGATTGGGCAGAGTCTGAGGAGAAAggtctgtgattggtcagagttTGAGGAGAAAggtctgtgattggtcagagtcTGAGGAGAAAggtctgtgattggtcagagtcTGAGGAGAAAGGTCTGTGATTGATCAGAGTCTGAGGAGAAAGGTCTGTGATTGGGCAGAGTCTGAGGAGAAAGGTCTCTAATGGGTCAGAGTCTGAGGAGAAAGGTCTCTAATGGGTCAGAGTCTGAGGAGAAAGGTCTGTGATTGGGCAGAGTCTGAGGAGAAAGGTCTGTGATTGGGCAGAGTCTGAGGAGAAAGGTCTGTGATTGGGCAGAGTCTGAGGAGAAAGGTCTGTGATTGGGCAGAGTCTGAGGAGAAAGGTCTGTGATTGGGCAGAGTCTGAGGAGAAAGGTCTCTGATGGTTTGAGAAACTCTCGATTTAATGACTATATTGGTTATAAGTGACTTCAGCATGTTTTGGTTATTTTCCACTCATGACCTGGTGAACTCTTGTGAAATCTTCCCCATGGTCCAGCTGTAAAAACATTGTGACATGCCTCATAAAAATGGAGGTCAGTGACCAGCAGTTTGTGGATGAAATCAGAGGAGCAGGTGTAACAGTACTGCTGCTGTGGGGTAAAACCTCAATCTTTTACCCTTGTGCCCTATGAGTGAcatagagaaggagaaagggtGGAGCTGGGCAGTTATGTTCTGTCTGGGGGAGGGGCTACAATTAAATTCTTACTTCATAAATTATTTCTGAGGATTATAACACTTGAGTCATTCATGAttatgcactgtgtgtgtgtgtgtgtgtgtgtgtgtgtgtgtgtgtgtgtgtgtgtgtgtgtgtgtgttcttaaaAGTCATTGTCTTTCCATTCATATATAAATGCAAACAATATGGAgaccaaaataaatcaattcatCTACAAACAACAAAAGGGGAGGAGCTATCGCATGGGTTTCATCAATATTAATGAGATGATCAGTCTGTGCTCAATACAGCGATACGTGTTAAATCACGGTTCCTCCAACGCTAGAAAACTCTTCTCCTGCTTGCTGTGTGCAGATTTGAAGGAAGCAGTGGAGGAAGTTCTTCCTGAATTGAAGCAGCAGGAAGTGCGTGTCTTTCTGCTCGGAGAAAATTGTCCTAATAACGAAATCGTAAACCTGAGTGAGAAAATCGATGCTGCGAGCGACGAGCAACTTCCACGCTCACTTCGATCCAAAATCACTATGAAGACCCCACAATTTACATCTACACCTCAGGGACCACTggtaggacacacacacacacacacacacacacacacacacacacacacacacaactattaGGAACATCCTAAGTTTCTTCAGATGttcatgtacatgtacatgtgtgtgtgtatttgtttcagGTCTTCCAAAAGCAGCTGTGATCAATCATGAGAGGGTTTGGTTGGCCTCCTTCCTACAGAGCATGTCTGGCATCTGTTCTGATGATGTCCTTTACTTGTACTTGCCCCTGTACCACAGCGCTGGCTTTCTTATGGGCCTGTCTGGGGCAATAGAGCGGGGTACATCCCTCAGAcccactacaacacacacacacacacacatacacacacacacacacacacacacaaaaaccataCTAAAGTTATGATATTGTACTTCATGggttatgatgtgtgtgtgtgtgtgtgtgtgtgctcaggaATCACAGTGGTGTTGAGGAGGAAGTTCTCAGTGTCTCAGTTCTGGAATGACTGCAGGAAGAACAACGTGACGGTGATCCAGTACATCGGAGAGATCATGCGCTACCTCTGTAACTCACCGAAggtaacacaacacaacacaacacacagctctAAACACAACACCCAGACTAACACACACCCCCTCAGACGTGTGTGTTTCTCATGTAGACAGACAGTGACCGCACACACAACGTGCGTCTGGCTCTGGGAAACGGTATACGTGCCGACACGTGGACGGAGTTTCTGCAGCGGTTTGGAGACGTGCGAATCTGCGAATGTTACGGAGCCACAGAAGGGAACATTGGGTTTGTCAACTACGTGGGGAAGATCGGAGCCATCGGGCGGGAAAACTCCATCATCAAGGTCAGTGAGGACTCCATCAGCTAAAACCAGAACATTCTCATTATAAATGTTGATCTTCTCACGCATCTGATGGATGTGTCTGTGTAGAGACTCACACGTTACGCTCTCATTAAATACAATGCTGAGACGGAAGAACTGGTGCAAGACTCCCGAGGGTTCTGTGTGGAGGTTTCTACTGGTAAGTAAGAAGAACCCTGTTAGAGCCATACTTTCTAATGAACCTTACTGTTAGTCCCAGATCTGTGAGGAACCCTACTGTTAGGATCAGATCTGTGAGGAACCCTACTGTTAGGATCAAATCTGTGAGAAACCCTACTGTTAGGATCAGATCTGTGAGGAACCCTACTGTTAGTCCCAGATCTGTGAGGAACCCTACTGTTAGTCCCAGATCTGTGAGGAACCCTACTGTTAGGATCAGATCTGTGAGGAACCCTACTGTTAGGATCAGATCTGTGAGGAACCCTACTTTTAGAATCAGATCTGTGAGGAACCCCAATGTTAGTCCCAGATCTGTGAGGAACCCTACTGTTCAGATCAGATCTGTGAGGAACTACTGTTAGTCCCAGATCTGTGAGGAACCCTACTGTTAGTCCCAGATCTGTGAGGAACCCCAATGTTAGTCCCAGATCTGTGAGGAACCCTACTGTTAGGATCAGATCTGTGAGGAACCCTACTGTTAGGATCAGATCTGTGAGGAACCCCAATGTTAGTCCCAGATCTGTGAGGAACACTACTGTTTGGATTAGATCTGTGAGGAACCCTACTGTTTGGATTAGATCTGTGAGGAACCCTACTGTTAGTCCCAGATTTGTGAGGAACCCTACTGTTAGGATCCCAGATCTGTGAGCAACCTACTGTTAGGATCAGATCTGTAAGGAACCCTACTGTTAGGATCAGATCTGTGAGGAACCTACTGTTAGGATCAGATCTTTGACTGATGGATAGGTTGTAATGATTGAGAGTGGATAATATTTAAACATCAGAAAAGCATGTGCACTACAGAGATCTAGTTTCTTCACACAAAGGctgagaaaaaaacagcttcCTTTTCAGCTGCActttaggtgtttttttttagaaaaaccTGGCAGCTCTGATAATCCCTGACCTTCTCTCACGAGGATCCAGTGGCAGGTCTGAGAATGAGAATGTGATGGGATTGTATTACCAAAAACCTGACTACCAGCAGCCCTCACATCTGGGACAGTGCTTCACTGAGGTGTTTAACGGGACATCTGTTTGTCCATCATCCCAGGAGGTTATGAGTTTAGTAAATCAGTTAGGAACATAAGTGACACTAAAAGGTTGTtaggatttgtttatttgttcattggTCTCTGAAGCCTCTCAGCATCTCAGCATCTCATCTCTCTAACAGTAACTGCATGTTTTGTAGCGTGTTGCTGCTGTTCTAACAGTGAAGCAGGTGAGATGTTGATCATAGTGGATTTTCCTGAGGAGGTCAGTAGGATTATATCTGTAGGGCTGAAGTACGTGGTTCCAAACCAACAGCTCCTGATTACCACCAATTATTGGATTTAGATGTGTTTAGTCCTTCAGGTAGGACTTTGCACCTcaacaatatttatttgattgtagaTTGTGTGTATAATTCATGTCTTTTTAAACAGTAACCTTCACGTTTACATCGTACACAAAGCCACTGTTCTTATAcagtattacatttattttactttatttaaaaactgtgtaCACACGTATCTGTGTGTACATTTGGACCtgaaaccaaaacaaattcctagTAGTGTAAAGTGCTCTCTGCTGAACCCTTCACTGTACCTGCCAGTGAAGGTTTTTCTGATTTCTGGTGTTCACTGAAATTTGCAAGACCTTTGAAACTAGGATGGTTACCTCCTCCAAAAGAGCAATTCTGTTCAAACCGTGTTGTTGCAAAGACTACTGGTATGTAGCCAACTTTTTCTTTGCCGAGTGGTTTGCTAACACAGAGTagtcatttgtgtgtgtgtgtgtgtgtgtgtgtgtgtgtgtgtgtgtgtgtgtgtgtgtgtgtgcgcgcgcaggAGAAACAGGCCTGCTGGTGGCTAAGATCTCTAAAGCATCCCCGTTTCACGGCTATGCTAACAACAAACAGCAAACAGATAAAAAGAAGCTGAGGAACGTGTTTGAGCAGGGAGATGTCTACTATAACACTGGAGACCTGATGAAAGTTGACCAGGAAGGATTCATCTATTTCCAGGACCGCATTGGAGACACGTTCAGGTGCTGGTCCACCAAACAACCAAACTCGTTTGTGAACATTCTTAAAGTCTTGTGTGTTTTACGGCTGTTTACTGTGTGGCAGGTGGAAGGGCGAGAACGTGGCTACCACCGAACTGGCTGATATTTTAATTATGGTGGATTTCATAGAAGAGGCAAATGTCTATGGAGTCAAAGTTCCAGGTATGAAATCAACTACTTGAGATCAAGAAAATTCCCATTTAATATCATTCAGGTTCCAGTGCAGATGTGTCTGATCTTATCCACACTGACCTCTGTGGAGGAGATTGGACACTCCTGTTCTAGTGTTTTGGGCATGTTGCAAAACAGATTCAACCAGAAGTTCTTTATCTATTGTGCAATCAAAGTGTTTCTGAAGTCAGGTGGAATCAGTAGATGTTACCAAGAACAATAGGAGCAGTGAACCGTTTCGAAAGTTTATTGTCTGCTGGTTACGAGATTATGGTTTTATGAGAGTCTTCAGCCTTCAGTCACaccagcgtgtgtgtgtgtgtgtgtgtgtgtatgtgtgtgtgtgtgtgtgtgtgtgtgtgtttaaggtcaAGAGGGCAGAATCGGAATGGCTGCTATTAAGCTGAAGGAGGGACGGGGCTTCGACAGCTCTGTAGCATACAGGCACGTTGAGAGCTACCTGCCTGCATACGCCAGGCCACGTTTCATTAGGATCCAGGTAACGCTCTCACGTGACAACTAATCACATCGGTACTGAAACATGTACCGTCTTCTGGTTTTATACTCATTTACTGGTAACATGCTTTTAAATGCTctggtcagttttttttttaactcaattGAACATCAGCTTCAAAACCATGAGCTAACATACTAGCTAACATACTAGCTAACATACTAGCTAACATACTAGCTAACATACTAGCTAACATACTAGCTAACATTCTAGCTAGCTAGTATGTTAGCTAGAATGTTAGTTAGCAATCATATGATTGGATTattacagcagctctgacagatacgttatcgtttccatagtaacagcttgtTCACAGGGACTGAATACGGCTGAACTTTGAGGTGTTAACAgtaactctgtgtttctctgctCTCCTGCAGGAGATGCTGGATGTCACAGGCACCTACAAACAGGTGAAGGTGAAAATGGCAGAGGAGGGATTTAACCCCAAAACCATCCAGGATAATCTGTACTTCCTAGACGACATGAAGAAGACCTATGTCCCCATGACGGAGGACATTTTTAACTCCATATGCAATGGACAGTTGCgattataatacacacacacacacacacacacacacgcacaaacgcgtacaagcacaaacacaaacacacatcactgaAGTGCCTTAAACCAGGatttttattcttaataattataataaacacatcATACATAATTACAGGAAGTacatgaaaaagaaagtgagataaaaacacattctactattttttgattaaaaaaacaaataaataaaatttttacctGAAGTCAAGTTTCAATAAATTCAATGGAAAGAaagtgattagtgtaaatatttg from Silurus meridionalis isolate SWU-2019-XX chromosome 13, ASM1480568v1, whole genome shotgun sequence harbors:
- the LOC124395442 gene encoding LOW QUALITY PROTEIN: very long-chain acyl-CoA synthetase-like (The sequence of the model RefSeq protein was modified relative to this genomic sequence to represent the inferred CDS: inserted 1 base in 1 codon) is translated as MALLYTALAALLLVLLLLHLRFPYFVHDVLFFLKGVRLAMRMRKFRSSTPCYTILDRFLDAVKNHPEKKFVVFEGRSYTYSEADRLSSKAARALLHHTELQQGDTVALFLGNEPNFIWVSLGLFKLGCTAALLNSNIRSRSLLHCFTCCGAKTLIAGADLKEAVEEVLPELKQQEVRVFLLGENCPNNEIVNLSEKIDAASDEQLPRSLRSKITMKTPXIYIYTSGTTGLPKAAVINHERVWLASFLQSMSGICSDDVLYLYLPLYHSAGFLMGLSGAIERGITVVLRRKFSVSQFWNDCRKNNVTVIQYIGEIMRYLCNSPKTDSDRTHNVRLALGNGIRADTWTEFLQRFGDVRICECYGATEGNIGFVNYVGKIGAIGRENSIIKRLTRYALIKYNAETEELVQDSRGFCVEVSTGETGLLVAKISKASPFHGYANNKQQTDKKKLRNVFEQGDVYYNTGDLMKVDQEGFIYFQDRIGDTFRWKGENVATTELADILIMVDFIEEANVYGVKVPGQEGRIGMAAIKLKEGRGFDSSVAYRHVESYLPAYARPRFIRIQEMLDVTGTYKQVKVKMAEEGFNPKTIQDNLYFLDDMKKTYVPMTEDIFNSICNGQLRL